Proteins encoded together in one Salarias fasciatus chromosome 17, fSalaFa1.1, whole genome shotgun sequence window:
- the fam180a gene encoding protein FAM180A, which yields MQWRALLVFAYLSASIHEAGSQHYGKALFPSASRIKRGTPALMNPTFQHSVDDANLLFEILLAGMEIRGGGRSLLIPDEELASLSCVEKLEVLCEDVLPKTLPDVRRLAAELERRRTPLSRADFERTVLTLVFSAQTAAQVADRHQREMWTDAALRLFRAVRKDLEL from the exons ATGCAGTGGCGGGCTCTCCTGGTCTTTGCGTACCTGTCTGCGAGCATCCATGAGGCAGGAAGTCAGCACTACGGGAAAG CGCTGTTTCCGTCTGCATCCAGGATAAAGCGTGGGACGCCGGCGCTGATGAACCCCACATTCCAGCACTCGGTGGACGACGCCAATCTGCTCTTCGAG ATCCTTCTGGCCGGGATGGAGATCCGAGGTGGCGGCCGCTCGCTGCTCATCCCGGACGAGGAGCTGGCCTCCCTGAGCTGCGTGGAGAAGCTGGAGGTCCTCTGCGAGGACGTCCTGCCCAAGACGCTCCCCGACGTCCGCCGGCTGGCGGCGGAGCTGGAGCGGCGCCGGACGCCTCTGAGCCGGGCGGACTTCGAGAGGACGGTGCTGACTCTGGTCTTCAGCGCCCAGACGGCGGCTCAGGTCGCCGACCGGCACCAGAGGGAGATGTGGACCGACGCGGCGCTCCGGCTGTTCAGAGCCGTTCGAAAAGACCTCGAACTCTAA